One part of the Sulfolobus tengchongensis genome encodes these proteins:
- a CDS encoding adenylate kinase family protein codes for MIIIVTGTPGVGKTLVSKEIAAKFNLTYFQLSQFIIENKLYTEYDELRQSYIIDEDRVKEELGKIIQKGNFVIETIYPSLVSTADMVFVLRKHPLLLYDELKKRGWSDLKVAENVEAEILGVISQEAKEVFNGKVCEIDVTKLSTEQILYKISNKQCNETVDWLTDLEVQKLLEKLDNIISSYENDI; via the coding sequence ATGATAATAATAGTAACTGGAACTCCAGGCGTTGGAAAAACACTAGTTTCTAAGGAGATAGCAGCCAAATTCAATTTAACATATTTTCAGCTATCGCAATTTATAATTGAAAATAAACTCTACACAGAATATGATGAATTAAGGCAAAGTTATATAATAGATGAGGATAGGGTTAAGGAGGAATTAGGGAAAATTATTCAAAAAGGCAATTTTGTAATAGAAACCATCTATCCTTCTTTGGTATCTACGGCAGATATGGTTTTTGTCCTCAGAAAACATCCTTTATTGCTATACGATGAACTCAAAAAGCGGGGTTGGTCTGATCTAAAAGTAGCTGAGAACGTTGAAGCCGAAATTTTGGGTGTAATCTCTCAAGAGGCTAAAGAGGTTTTTAACGGTAAGGTATGCGAAATAGATGTTACAAAATTAAGTACAGAACAAATTTTATATAAAATATCAAATAAACAGTGCAATGAGACAGTGGATTGGTTAACTGACTTAGAAGTGCAGAAGCTCTTAGAAAAATTAGATAATATTATTAGCTCCTACGAGAATGATATCTAG
- a CDS encoding rhomboid family intramembrane serine protease: MVSKYNLIKNIIDIPTFLLMFFITLGFIVGIVATFVNSTSIYYLEQLNYLVIRGYYYELVSSIFITNSIIDYIFNFIALYVVYLIFGAKAGKHEFGIFILSGILGNVLTVLFYGPFTLSSGASGGIFGLLSYYTFYDLLNRGNLGIYGLLFLVSVFGVSDLLFPNVNVIAHIGGILGGIIYAGTYYLIRGGKRIN, from the coding sequence ATGGTTAGTAAATATAATTTAATAAAAAATATAATAGATATACCAACTTTTTTGTTAATGTTTTTTATAACGTTGGGATTTATAGTTGGTATTGTAGCAACTTTTGTGAATAGTACTTCTATATATTATCTCGAGCAATTGAATTATCTAGTAATTAGAGGATATTATTATGAACTCGTCTCATCCATTTTTATAACAAATAGTATTATAGATTATATTTTCAATTTTATCGCATTATATGTAGTATACTTAATTTTCGGTGCAAAAGCTGGAAAACACGAATTTGGAATTTTTATTCTCTCAGGTATTTTAGGTAATGTACTTACGGTATTATTTTATGGTCCCTTTACTTTAAGTTCAGGGGCTTCTGGAGGGATATTTGGACTACTAAGTTACTATACATTTTATGATCTGCTGAACAGAGGTAATTTAGGGATTTATGGGTTATTATTTCTAGTGTCAGTCTTTGGAGTTAGTGACCTTTTATTTCCCAATGTGAACGTCATCGCACATATAGGCGGTATTTTAGGCGGTATTATATATGCTGGTACCTATTATCTTATAAGAGGAGGGAAAAGAATAAACTAA
- a CDS encoding Mrp/NBP35 family ATP-binding protein produces MSNNPFRIQNPQPQPQRQPRDLRKVNQQIQMADLKIQMKLKNIKYKIGVVSGKGGVGKSFVSSNLAMAIAASGRKVGIVDVDFHGPSVPKMLGVRGQMLTADDKGINPVVGPFGIKVVSIDFLLPRDDTPVVWRGAIKHTAIKQFLGDVNWGELDYLIIDMPPGTGDEALSVAQLVPGLTGFVIVTIPSEVSTLAVKKSINFARTVNTKILGVIENMSYFVCPSDGKVYYIFGEGKGKKMAEEMGVDLLGQVPLDPSIAEANDSGEPFFLKHPDSPTSREFLSIADKVIKIVESNQ; encoded by the coding sequence ATGAGCAATAATCCTTTTAGGATTCAAAATCCACAACCACAGCCTCAAAGACAGCCTCGTGACTTGAGAAAAGTTAACCAACAAATTCAGATGGCAGATTTAAAAATACAGATGAAATTAAAAAATATAAAGTATAAAATTGGAGTTGTCAGCGGTAAAGGAGGCGTTGGAAAGTCATTTGTCTCATCTAATTTAGCTATGGCTATAGCTGCGAGTGGAAGAAAAGTAGGTATAGTTGATGTAGATTTTCATGGGCCGTCAGTACCTAAAATGTTAGGGGTTAGAGGACAAATGTTAACCGCTGACGATAAAGGAATAAACCCGGTTGTAGGACCTTTTGGCATAAAGGTTGTTTCAATAGATTTCTTGTTACCAAGAGATGACACACCGGTAGTATGGAGAGGAGCGATAAAACACACTGCCATAAAGCAGTTTTTAGGAGATGTAAATTGGGGAGAATTAGATTATTTAATAATAGACATGCCTCCCGGTACTGGAGATGAAGCATTATCAGTTGCCCAGTTAGTTCCAGGACTTACTGGTTTTGTAATAGTGACAATACCCTCAGAAGTATCTACGCTAGCGGTTAAAAAATCCATAAATTTCGCCAGAACAGTGAATACAAAAATATTAGGTGTGATAGAGAATATGAGTTATTTTGTATGTCCTAGCGATGGGAAAGTATATTACATTTTTGGTGAAGGAAAAGGTAAAAAGATGGCAGAAGAAATGGGTGTAGATTTACTAGGTCAAGTTCCTCTTGATCCATCAATAGCCGAAGCAAATGATTCTGGAGAACCATTCTTCTTAAAACATCCAGACAGTCCAACCTCTAGAGAATTTCTAAGTATAGCCGATAAGGTAATTAAAATAGTAGAGTCGAATCAATGA
- a CDS encoding site-2 protease family protein yields MSWDIRYLEWKYANLNEILAFLLAALSLAVAYIPFASPILILINPLRFVIIPYAVALLAIIPHEIGHRQAARRYGCFSRFTLSFVGFWTTLILNLIGSFIGILVFFAGYTSISCGFRFNRDIEGRTALAGPLTNIVLGFIGLIGESIIHYGLALAFFSDLARFNFWVAFFNLLPFWVLDGLKIFRWNMIIWSILIVLAFALVFL; encoded by the coding sequence ATGTCGTGGGATATTAGGTACTTAGAGTGGAAATACGCTAATCTGAATGAAATACTAGCTTTTTTGCTTGCAGCATTGTCATTAGCAGTAGCCTATATACCATTTGCCTCGCCTATATTAATACTCATAAATCCATTAAGATTCGTAATAATTCCTTATGCAGTAGCGTTATTAGCTATAATACCACACGAAATAGGACACAGACAAGCTGCAAGAAGATATGGATGTTTTTCGAGATTTACCTTAAGTTTTGTGGGATTTTGGACTACATTAATACTTAACTTAATTGGTAGTTTTATTGGTATCCTAGTGTTCTTCGCTGGGTATACATCAATATCTTGCGGGTTCAGATTTAATAGGGATATAGAAGGGAGAACAGCACTTGCAGGGCCTCTTACCAATATAGTATTGGGCTTTATTGGGCTTATTGGAGAATCGATAATACATTATGGGTTAGCGTTAGCATTTTTCAGTGACTTAGCTAGATTTAACTTCTGGGTAGCATTCTTCAACCTACTACCATTTTGGGTTCTAGATGGTTTAAAGATTTTTAGATGGAACATGATAATATGGTCTATATTGATAGTTTTAGCGTTTGCTCTGGTGTTTCTATAA
- a CDS encoding helix-turn-helix domain-containing protein, whose amino-acid sequence MSIEISEKSFLLKRFLIVAYGLSEADVDAFVKILGSNTGKDVDTIAGELGISKSRASLILKKLADAGLVEKEKTSVSRGGRPKFLYSVKKDELKQKLLRRAEETCKDLQSIISSLL is encoded by the coding sequence TTGAGTATTGAAATTAGCGAAAAAAGTTTTTTATTAAAGAGATTTCTAATAGTAGCCTACGGTTTATCAGAGGCAGATGTAGATGCGTTTGTAAAGATATTAGGTAGTAATACTGGCAAAGACGTAGATACGATAGCCGGCGAACTGGGAATAAGCAAAAGTAGAGCAAGTTTGATATTGAAAAAATTAGCTGACGCAGGATTAGTAGAAAAGGAAAAAACTAGCGTAAGTAGAGGTGGAAGGCCTAAGTTTTTATATAGCGTAAAGAAGGATGAGCTTAAACAAAAGCTTCTTAGAAGAGCAGAAGAAACTTGTAAAGATTTACAAAGTATTATATCTTCTCTTCTTTAG
- a CDS encoding MMPL family transporter, with the protein MIWLLLIAILLPFAIRTPKLFTYSDTPFLSNNIQSVRANNILNHYFNISNTDYLYVIINSSSYDKALQEIYSNIYLLNNATVITPDEYLSLLKAQYLNYLGLANNVSNFSRFLDILYLNISKLKLYLISHFQYFEYQLNITFGLPLHNFSSNSCPVYKVNFEKFNGSILEKARYAGYLTFKDPFLFYFGFNNYTNYTLAFNFLLHFSNYSAIVYKLLNVTNTTPIHDNEKYNLSIISNSSFHKGNLWLFIVKVPSNESLVSINRFTEGLKDSYIVGHLAYYAQSAYYTQKDIEIIDITTIILVLILLVLLVRSIIPILVLIGSASVGLILTYGIMYIETLLGYKIYYISGLVAPPIIFGLSIDYGILFIYRYFEELANNNPTPLQLAFRNSIKGILLSGVSIIIGFSSFIISPSTLLQNIGIALVTSSLSALFPSVFLVYIMLLLISPKYLSFPRRKIPSITDIRQKYLYNFSNFAVRHNKLIVSLMLISIVALSFLFITTHTNVNIDEILPPYANSVIGTKILSQLYNYSIDYVILHGSSSSNYTLLYDLTKELIAQGNLVYGPLSVGNQLILNNTNLYRHFHEGNYTLLIVYLRYPVFSQGAINLTSSLINKGFLVGGDNAQRIDIVTNTVNTYFKYTLPLTIVLIIAYLFILLGSVFLPLRLSLTIGLSSLLGSSVVSFVFSSPYWLSPLVIFALLFSLGIDYDMFIIIRLLDEVKNHEDISIAIVKSVENTGLVVTTCGLILAGAFFSLMVADLRFLQEIGLGIGVSILFDTFIVRPVLVPAIISILKKYNFWPFKIRKFLYI; encoded by the coding sequence ATGATATGGTTACTACTTATAGCAATACTCTTACCTTTTGCAATTAGAACTCCTAAATTATTTACCTATTCTGATACCCCATTTTTATCTAATAACATACAAAGCGTAAGAGCCAATAATATTTTAAATCACTATTTTAATATTAGTAATACGGATTATCTATATGTAATTATTAATTCCTCTTCTTATGATAAAGCTCTTCAAGAGATCTACTCTAATATATATCTTCTTAATAATGCCACAGTAATAACTCCCGACGAATACCTTAGTTTACTTAAAGCCCAGTATCTCAACTATCTTGGGCTAGCCAATAATGTAAGTAATTTTTCTAGATTCCTGGATATTTTATATCTTAACATATCTAAATTAAAATTATATTTAATCTCTCATTTCCAATATTTTGAATATCAACTAAATATAACCTTCGGTCTCCCCTTGCATAATTTTTCTTCCAATTCTTGTCCAGTTTATAAGGTTAATTTTGAAAAATTTAATGGAAGTATTCTAGAAAAAGCTAGGTATGCTGGTTATCTTACTTTTAAAGACCCATTTCTCTTTTACTTCGGATTTAATAACTACACAAATTATACGTTAGCGTTTAACTTTCTACTTCATTTTAGCAATTATTCTGCAATTGTTTATAAGTTATTAAACGTAACTAATACAACTCCAATTCACGATAATGAAAAATACAATTTATCAATAATATCTAATTCATCCTTTCACAAGGGTAATTTATGGTTATTTATTGTGAAAGTTCCTTCTAATGAAAGTTTAGTCTCTATAAATCGGTTTACTGAAGGTCTTAAAGATTCTTACATTGTAGGACATTTAGCTTACTATGCTCAATCTGCATATTATACGCAAAAGGATATTGAAATCATAGATATAACCACAATTATCCTAGTTTTGATCCTATTGGTACTTTTAGTAAGGTCAATAATTCCTATTTTAGTTCTCATAGGCAGTGCATCAGTTGGCCTTATACTAACCTATGGAATAATGTACATTGAGACTCTTTTAGGATATAAAATATACTACATTTCGGGGCTAGTCGCTCCACCTATAATATTCGGGCTTAGCATAGATTATGGTATTTTATTTATTTATAGGTATTTCGAAGAGTTGGCAAATAATAATCCTACTCCACTTCAGCTTGCATTTAGAAACTCCATTAAAGGTATTCTTCTCAGCGGGGTTAGTATTATCATAGGGTTTTCCAGCTTTATTATTTCACCATCAACCCTATTGCAAAACATAGGAATAGCTCTAGTAACTTCTTCTCTTTCAGCACTCTTTCCTTCAGTATTTTTAGTGTATATAATGTTACTTTTAATCTCTCCAAAATATCTCAGCTTTCCTAGGAGGAAGATACCAAGTATAACTGATATTAGGCAGAAATATTTATACAATTTTTCAAATTTCGCTGTAAGGCATAATAAATTAATAGTAAGTTTAATGCTAATTTCAATAGTTGCTCTATCTTTTCTCTTCATCACTACGCATACGAATGTGAACATAGACGAGATATTACCACCATATGCTAACTCAGTTATAGGTACGAAAATCCTCAGTCAACTCTATAACTATAGTATAGATTATGTGATATTGCATGGTAGTTCCTCATCTAATTACACACTTCTCTACGATCTGACAAAGGAGCTTATAGCTCAAGGCAATTTAGTTTACGGTCCATTATCTGTGGGCAATCAATTAATACTTAATAATACGAATTTGTATAGACACTTCCATGAGGGTAATTATACTTTACTAATAGTATATCTAAGATATCCAGTTTTCAGTCAAGGTGCGATAAATCTTACTAGCTCACTTATAAATAAAGGCTTTCTTGTGGGTGGTGATAACGCTCAAAGGATAGATATTGTTACAAATACTGTAAATACGTATTTTAAGTATACATTACCCTTGACAATAGTTCTAATTATAGCGTATCTTTTCATACTTTTAGGATCAGTGTTTCTACCCTTAAGGCTGTCGTTGACTATCGGTTTAAGCTCGCTATTGGGATCATCTGTCGTTTCTTTCGTTTTCTCTTCTCCTTATTGGCTGTCTCCTCTTGTGATTTTCGCGCTTCTTTTTAGTCTGGGTATAGATTACGATATGTTCATAATTATAAGACTATTAGATGAAGTGAAGAATCATGAAGATATTAGTATTGCCATAGTAAAGTCCGTAGAGAATACTGGACTAGTAGTAACTACATGTGGCTTAATTTTAGCCGGGGCCTTCTTTTCCCTAATGGTTGCAGATTTAAGGTTTCTACAAGAAATAGGCTTAGGTATTGGTGTTTCAATTTTATTCGATACTTTTATTGTTAGACCGGTTCTAGTTCCTGCCATAATTTCAATTCTCAAAAAATATAACTTTTGGCCATTTAAGATAAGGAAATTTCTTTATATTTAA